In a single window of the Deltaproteobacteria bacterium genome:
- a CDS encoding 1-acyl-sn-glycerol-3-phosphate acyltransferase, with translation MLARAGSLLFWSFITVSSLLLFPVAVIIWATTALVDRRRVVLHRFTCLWASLYTWVNPTWRVHVEGREKIRPGVPYVMVANHQSFLDILVLFRLFVHFKWVSKIEMFRIPCIGWNMALNGYIKLRRGDAGSVAEMMRACERTLAEGSPIMMFPEGTRSPDGRLKAFKAGAFVLAQRARVPLLPIVVEGTARALPKHGFVLRGRHAIRIRVLDEIAFASFAEKPIDQLAEEVHEVFAAALGERDSAALGSSIAAPRSRASGHAGHEGVAR, from the coding sequence ATGCTCGCCCGCGCCGGCTCGCTTCTCTTCTGGTCGTTCATCACCGTGAGCTCGCTCCTCCTTTTTCCCGTCGCGGTCATCATCTGGGCGACGACCGCCCTCGTCGACCGGCGGCGCGTCGTCCTTCACCGCTTCACCTGCTTGTGGGCGTCGCTCTACACCTGGGTGAACCCCACCTGGCGGGTCCATGTGGAGGGCCGGGAGAAGATCCGCCCGGGCGTCCCCTACGTGATGGTGGCGAACCATCAATCGTTCCTCGACATCCTCGTGCTCTTTCGCCTCTTCGTGCACTTCAAGTGGGTGTCGAAGATCGAGATGTTCCGCATCCCCTGCATCGGGTGGAACATGGCCCTCAACGGCTACATCAAGCTCCGCCGCGGTGATGCCGGGAGCGTCGCCGAGATGATGCGAGCCTGTGAGCGGACGCTCGCCGAGGGCAGCCCCATCATGATGTTCCCCGAGGGTACCCGCTCGCCGGACGGGCGGCTCAAGGCCTTCAAGGCGGGCGCCTTCGTGCTGGCGCAGCGGGCGCGCGTCCCGCTCCTCCCGATCGTCGTCGAGGGGACGGCGCGCGCGCTTCCGAAGCACGGCTTCGTGCTCCGCGGCCGGCACGCGATCCGCATCCGCGTCCTCGACGAGATCGCCTTCGCGAGCTTCGCCGAGAAGCCGATCGACCAGCTCGCCGAGGAAGTTCACGAGGTCTTCGCGGCGGCGCTTGGCGAACGGGATTCAGCCGCTCTCGGGTCATCGATCGCCGCGCCCCGCTCGCGCGCATCGGGCCACGCGGGGCACGAAGGCGTCGCGCGCTAG